In Cicer arietinum cultivar CDC Frontier isolate Library 1 chromosome 1, Cicar.CDCFrontier_v2.0, whole genome shotgun sequence, one DNA window encodes the following:
- the LOC101492682 gene encoding ent-kaurene oxidase, chloroplastic-like — protein MENLVATSVALGAFSVFLFLFLFRRRNTHKLPPVPVVPGWPVIGNILQLKEKKPYNTFIQMSHKHGPIFSIKAGAYKVIVLNNTQLAKEALVTRLSSIKTKKMSAALEILTSNQCMVAMSDYSDFHKTIKRHLLANVLGANAQKQHRNLRDVMIENMSKQFCEHANTFPNLAVNFRQIFVSELFTLTLKQTLGIDVESIYVEELARTLSKDDMHQILVLDFLEGAIEVDWREFFPYLKWIPNKSMEMKVQKVVRERRHVMKALINEQKKQLASEKEVNCFYDYLISEAKELTEEQLLMLVWEPIVETSDTTLVTAEWAMYELAKDKSRQDRLYEELVKVCGHEKVTEEQLSKLPYLGAVFHETLRKHSPVPIVPLRYANEDTQLGGYHIPAGSQITINIYACNMDNDRWENPDQWIPERFLDEKYETSDLYKTMAFGGGKRVCAGSLEAMLITCTAIGRFVQEFEWELGQGEEEDVDTSALTTNRLHPLLVKLKPRNHFK, from the exons ATGGAGAATCTCGTAGCCACCTCAGTTGCTTTGGGTGCTTTTTCTGTCTTCTTGTTCCTCTTCCTATTCCGTCGTCGAAACACTCACAAACTTCCCCCAGTACCAG TGGTTCCAGGTTGGCCAGTGATTGGGAATATTCTGCAGTTGAAGGAGAAGAAACCTTACAATACATTCATACAGATGTCACATAAACATGGACCCATTTTTTCAATCAAAGCTGGTGCTTACAAAGTTATTGTTCTCAACAATACCCAACTTGCCAAGGAG GCATTGGTGACCAGATTATCATCAATTAAAACAAAGAAGATGTCAGCTGCATTGGAGATTCTGACTTCAAATCAATGTATGGTTGCTATGAGCGACTACAGCGACTTTCACAAAACGATCAAAAGACATCTTCTTGCAAATGTTCTTGGAGCCAATGCACAG AAGCAACACCGTAACCTCAGAGATGTCATGATAGAAAATATGTCCAAGCAGTTTTGTGAACATGCAAATACCTTCCCCAACTTGGCTGttaattttagacaaatatTTGTGTCTGAACTTTTCACACTAACATTAAAGCAA ACACTGGGAATCGATGTTGAATCCATTTATGTGGAGGAGCTTGCACGTACATTATCAAAAGATGACATGCATCAAATTCTAGTGCTTGATTTTTTGGAGGGAGCAATTGAGGTGGACTGGCGAGAATTCTTTCCATACCTGAAATGGATTCCAAATAAGAGCATGGAGATGAAAGTTCAGAAAGTGGTCCGCGAAAGAAGACATGTAATGAAGGCATTGATTAATGAGCAGAAGAAGCAATTGGCATCAGAGAAG GAAGTAAATTGTTTTTATGACTACCTGATATCAGAAGCTAAAGAATTGACTGAAGAACAACTGCTGATGCTGGTCTGGGAGCCAATTGTTGAGACATCTGATACTACCTTAGTTACAGCAGAATGGGCTATGTATGAACTTGCCAAAGACAAAAGTCGTCAG GACCGTCTGTATGAGGAGCTTGTAAAAGTATGTGGACATGAAAAGGTTACCGAGGAGCAATTATCTAAGCTACCTTACTTGGGGGCTGTGTTCCATGAGACTTTAAGGAAACATAGTCCAGTTCCAATTGTCCCACTAAGATATGCTAATGAGGATACCCAATTGGGAGGATATCATATTC CTGCTGGAAGCCAG atcacaataaatatatatgcatGTAACATGGATAACGACCGGTGGGAAAATCCTGACCAATGGATTCCAGAGAGATTTCTTGATGAGAAATATGAGACCTCGGATTTGTACAAAACTATGGCCTTTGGAGGAGGGAAGAGGGTGTGTGCAGGCTCTCTTGAGGCCATGTTGATAACTTGCACGGCTATTGGCAGATTTGTTCAGGAATTTGAGTGGGAGCTCGGACAGGGAGAGGAAGAGGATGTTGATACAAGTGCCCTTACCACCAACAGGCTTCATCCCCTGCTAGTAAAACTTAAGCCAAGAAATCATTTTAAGTAG